A window from Cryptomeria japonica chromosome 1, Sugi_1.0, whole genome shotgun sequence encodes these proteins:
- the LOC131030575 gene encoding disease resistance protein Roq1 — translation MSSSSSSHKQNQEFNAFSGKIRMVCESSRLFDVFINHRGPDVKQTLALQLYNSLEQLGIRTFLDSQEKQLGDSFPSTIETAIRSASVHVAIFSKGYADSPWCLAELLLMLESEAKIIPVFYQVKPSDLRYIETGAYAEAFIKYKVKGRYLKMLNEWKEALQSLSLIAGEEFDSDWHCEKIVAAVQKEVQRKTPLHVAQYPVGLNNLVKEFERRCLEELVEDFENQCRLKKAKDRAKVVGIFGMGGLGKTTLAKELFNRKSSNYQRASFLFDVREASERRELPSLQFKLLKDLFDKDLRFRSIEEGTSYLKDSLQKSPAYLSFLIVLDDIDHVEQLNALLIMDILNKLGNSLVIVTTRDIGVLITAGITEGYRLKGMDKNHGSELFCRHAFDQPNPLSGYEELVKSFVNVCGGIPLSLQVLGRHVRGRSKDYWRSELVEVRKTLPRDVKQRLRISFDALNAAEKQVFMDIACFFGGREQSIAERVWEGSGWNAQHALETLRDKCLIEETNIDLRMHDHLRDLGREMALELSPPHRLWHPDDLKRLELRSFKNILTEINVRCFHSIFDEAMNSRVTFFLGQSDNRAGTSARLLWLELEGNSTKQSMKSIPSWIPLQSLQCLKIKGGRFTTLWKNRIQAPSQLKSLDITNCKHLKSLSRISNIAKLVELNIHQCAEVEELNLGHLNCLETITILDCKHLKNVSGISNLAKLVLLNISQCSELVELTLGHLICLERITIVDCKHLKNVSGTSNLPKLVELNIHQCEDLQELILGHLSCLETITVVDCKHLKNVSGISNLAKLVLLNISQCSELEELTLSHLSCLETITIANLQKLSEMNICQCAELEELTLDQLSCLEKITIVDCEHLKNVLGTSSLPKLAELNIHQCAELEELTLGHLSCLEIIRIEDCKHLRNVLGISNLAKLVLLNISQCSELEELTVSHLSCLETITIANLQKLAELNIHRCTKLEELSLDRLSCLERITIGNCQELKNVSGTPDLTKLVELNLHQCAKLKELSLGDFTLGHLRSLKRMTIANCKSLKYLPGAPNIRIRGIKYFKI, via the exons ATGTCGTCTTCTTCATCATCTCACAAGCAAAATCAGGAGTTTAATGCTTTCTCTGGCAAAATAAGGATGGTTTGTGAATCTTCAAGATTGTTTGATGTATTCATTAACCACAGAGGCCCGGATGTCAAACAAACTCTTGCTCTTCAGCTTTACAACTCCCTGGAGCAGTTGGGGATACGGACGTTTCTTGATTCCCAAGAGAAGCAACTTGGGGATTCGTTTCCTTCAACTATTGAGACAGCTATCCGCTCTGCTTCAGTACACGTAGCCATATTTTCCAAAGGATATGCAGACTCACCTTGGTGTTTGGCTGAGCTGCTTCTCATGCTAGAAAGTGAGGCCAAAATTATCCCTGTGTTCTATCAAGTGAAACCTTCTGATCTCCGCTACATAGAAACGGGAGCATACGCTGAAGCTTTCATCAAATATAAAGTGAAGGGCAGATACCTGAAGATGCTTAACGAGTGGAAGGAAGCCCTTCAGTCTCTTTCACTTATAGCTGGGGAAGAATTTGACAG TGACTGGCACTGCGAAAAAATAGTAGCAGCTGTGCaaaaagaagtacaaaggaaaacacCTTTACATGTTGCTCAATATCCAGTGGGGCTTAACAATCTTGTGAAAGAATTTGAAAGGCGTTGCCTTGAGGAACTTGTAGAAGATTTTGAAAATCAGTGCAGGCTGAAGAAAGCGAAGGATAGGGCTAAGGTAGTTGGCATTTTTGGCATGGGTGGATTGGGGAAGACAACTCTTGCCAAAGAGTTGTTTAATAGAAAGAGTTCAAATTATCAACGAGCAAGTTTTTTGTTTGATGTGCGAGAAGCATCTGAGAGAAGAGAATTACCTTCCTTGCAATTTAAGCTTCTCAAAGATCTCTTCGATAAAGATCTCAGATTTAGAAGTATAGAAGAAGGAACAAGCTATCTCAAAGACAGTCTACAAAAGAGCCCTGCCTATTTAAGCTTCCTAATTGTGCTAGATGACATAGATCATGTGGAACAGTTAAATGCTCTACTTATTATGGATATTTTAAACAAACTGGGTAATAGTCTGGTCATTGTCACAACTCGTGACATTGGAGTGCTTATAACCGCAGGGATTACTGAAGGTTATCGTTTAAAAGGAATGGATAAAAATCATGGGAGTGAACTCTTTTGTCGGCATGCCTTTGACCAACCCAATCCATTGAGTGGTTACGAGGAGTTGGTTAAATCCTTTGTAAATGTGTGTGGAGGGATACCTCTGTCACTTCAAGTTTTGGGCAGGCACGTTCGTGGTAGAAGTAAGGATTATTGGAGGTCAGAATTGGTTGAAGTTAGAAAGACGCTGCCTCGGGATGTAAAGCAAAGATTGAGAATAAGTTTTGACGCATTGAATGCTGCAGAAAAACAGGTTTTTATGGATATTGCTTGTTTCTTTGGGGGCAGAGAGCAGAGTATAGCCGAAAGAGTATGGGAGGGATCAGGATGGAATGCTCAACATGCGCTGGAAACACTTAGAGATAAGTGTCTTATTGAAGAAACAAATATAGATTTACGAATGCATGACCATCTTAGGGACTTGGGAAGAGAAATGGCCCTTGAGCTCAGCCCTCCTCATCGCCTGTGGCATCCTGATGATCTGAAACGTTTG GAATTGAGGAGCTTCAAAAATATCCTCACCGAAATCAATGTCAGGTGTTTCCATTCCATTTTTGATGAAGCCATGAATTCTCGAGTGACATTCTTCCTAGGCCAGTCAGACAACCGTGCTGGTACATCAGCTCGCTTACTATGGCTCGAGCTTGAGGGCAATTCCACAAAACAATCAATGAAGAGCATTCCTTCATGGATTCCTCTTCAAAGTTTGCAGTGTTTGAAAATCAAAGGCGGGCGATTTACAACATTGTGGAAGAATCGTATACAG GCGCCTTCCCAGTTGAAGAGTCTTGATATTACAAATTGTAAACATTTGAAAAGTTTATCAAGAATATCTAATATTGCAAAGCTTGTGGagttgaatattcatcaatgcGCAGAGGTTGAGGAGCTAAATCTAGGTCATCTCAACTGTCTAGAAACGATCACAATTCTGGATTGTAAACATTTGAAAAATGTATCAGGAATATCTAATCTTGCAAAACTTGTGCTACTGAATATTAGTCAATGTTCAGAGCTTGTGGAGCTAACTCTTGGTCATCTCATTTGTCTGGAAAGGATCACAATTGTAGATTGTAAACATTTGAAAAATGTGTCAGGGACATCTAATCTTCCAAAGCTTGTGGAGTTGAATATTCATCAATGTGAAGATCTTCAGGAGCTAATTTTAGGTCATCTCAGCTGTTTAGAAACAATCACAGTTGTAGATTGTAAACATTTGAAAAATGTATCAGGAATATCTAATCTTGCAAAGCTTGTGCTATTGAATATTAGTCAATGCTCAGAGCTTGAGGAGCTAACTCTAAGTCATCTCAGTTGTCTGGAAACAATCACAATCGCTAATCTTCAAAAGCTTTCAGAGATGAATATTTGTCAATGTGCAGAGCTCGAGGAGCTAACTCTAGATCAACTCAGCTGTCTAGAAAAGATCACAATTGTAGATTGTGAACATTTAAAAAATGTGTTAGGGACATCTAGTCTTCCAAAGCTTGCGGAGTTGAATATTCATCAATGTGCAGAACTTGAGGAGCTCACTCTAGGTCATCTCAGCTGTCTCGAAATAATCAGAATTGAAGATTGTAAGCATTTGAGAAATGTATTAGGAATATCTAATCTTGCAAAGCTTGTGCTATTGAATATTAGTCAATGCTCAGAGCTTGAGGAGCTAACTGTAAGTCATCTCAGCTGTCTGGAAACCATCACAATcgctaatcttcaaaagcttgcagAGTTGAATATTCATCGATGCACAAAGCTTGAGGAGCTAAGTCTAGATCGTCTCAGCTGTCTGGAAAGGATCACAATAGGAAATTGTCAAGAATTAAAAAATGTATCAGGGACACCTGATCTTACAAAGCTCGTGGAATTGAATCTTCATCAATGTGCAAAGCTTAAGGAGTTAAGTCTAGGGGACTTCACTCTAGGTCATCTCAGATCTCTGAAAAGGATGACAATTGCGAATTGTAAAAGTTTGAAATATTTGCCAGGGGCACCTAATATTCGAATTCGcggaattaaatattttaaaatttaa